The proteins below come from a single Torulaspora delbrueckii CBS 1146 chromosome 5, complete genome genomic window:
- the OST1 gene encoding dolichyl-diphosphooligosaccharide--protein glycotransferase subunit OST1 (similar to Saccharomyces cerevisiae OST1 (YJL002C); ancestral locus Anc_5.214) yields the protein MINKFIVLLLSFAFLLGQILCDGFFPEKVWENLEYQKLIDVKHAHINEALELSIRNIGNGPAEEYYLALPKEVYDKISMFAVQLSDKHVFVNSSLFPATSDMDDGSQIGYGLIKLPSPVAAGAKVALSVRISHNRHGVPYPEHIAIKDEQNLLLSTSRLPLSAYSTQKGNLRVIGSPKFSELDESDDSSLKGEESKEGLTFGPWDNIKPFETANTLSLIYSHNIPVIEATQLNRDVWISHWASTIQFEEYYELINRSAKLNKGFSRFELMKEQQGMKLSHYCSVLEMKLPEESSDHYYTDLVGMVSTSRILGDHMYLKPRYPLFGGWKYNFTIGWTNKLSSFLHKSKSPQGSYLLSIPLLNGPSDILYDNVALSVFLPEGAQVQAIDPPVPFVDIKVTTQKSYLDLNYGHVKVTCNFKNLIGDIGNGSVLVKYTYDSNALYRKPLSVALYIFVALMSIFLLKSINFNVDKA from the coding sequence ATGATTAATAAATTCATTGTGTTACTTTTGAGCTTTGCATTCTTGCTCGGACAGATTCTATGTGATGGATTCTTCCCGGAAAAGGTATGGGAAAACCTCGAGTATCAAAAACTGATCGATGTCAAGCATGCTCATATCAATGAGGCACTGGAGCTCAGTATCCGAAACATCGGTAATGGCCCTGCTGAAGAGTACTATTTGGCTTTGCCTAAGGAAGTATATGATAAAATTTCGATGTTCGCAGTACAGTTATCTGATAAACACGTTTTCGTCAATTCCTCGTTGTTTCCAGCCACCTCTGATATGGATGATGGTAGCCAAATTGGTTACGGTCTTATAAAACTTCCTAGTCCCGTGGCTGCCGGCGCTAAGGTAGCTCTCAGTGTTAGAATCTCGCATAACAGACATGGAGTTCCTTATCCAGAGCACATTGCTATCAAGGATGAACAAAACTTACTACTCAGCACTTCAAGATTGCCCCTTTCAGCGTACTCTACGCAGAAGGGGAATTTGAGAGTAATTGGTAGTCCTAAGTTCAGCGAGCTGGATGAGTCTGACGACAGTTCATTAAAAGGGGAAGAAAGTAAAGAAGGTCTCACTTTTGGTCCATGGGATAATATCAAACCTTTTGAAACCGCTAATACTTTGAGCTTGATCTACTCTCATAATATTCCTGTCATCGAAGCCACACAGCTTAACAGAGACGTTTGGATTTCTCATTGGGCATCTACGatccaatttgaagaatactACGAGTTGATCAACCGCTCTGCCAAACTGAATAAGGGGTTCTCAAGATTTGAGTTGATGAAAGAGCAACAGGGAATGAAACTCAGCCATTATTGTTCTGTTTTGGAAATGAAATTGCCCGAAGAATCTTCCGATCATTACTACACAGATCTCGTCGGTATGGTATCAACTTCTCGTATTCTAGGAGACCACATGTATTTGAAACCTAGATACCCGTTGTTTGGCGGCTGGAAGTACAATTTCACAATTGGGTGGACTAATAAACTATCCAGCTTCTTGCACAAAAGCAAATCACCTCAAGGGTCGTACTTGCTTTCTATCCCACTACTGAATGGCCCATCAGATATCTTATACGACAATGTGGCCCTCTCAGTCTTTTTACCAGAGGGCGCGCAAGTTCAAGCCATAGATCCACCAGTGCCTTTTGTTGACATCAAAGTGACAACTCAAAAATCTTACCTGGACTTGAATTATGGACACGTCAAGGTCACCTGcaacttcaagaatttgatagGCGACATTGGTAATGGCTCTGTTCTGGTCAAGTATACTTATGATTCCAACGCATTGTATAGAAAGCCATTGTCTGTTGCGCTATACATCTTCGTCGCTTTAATGAGTATTTTTCTATTGAAAAGtatcaacttcaatgtGGACAAGGCTTGA
- the SPO75 gene encoding Spo75p (similar to Saccharomyces cerevisiae SPO75 (YLL005C); ancestral locus Anc_5.211): MSCKVNVNLTLSKNFSQVIQSCFEISDNNSQVVLKIADLDNYDSQFKLMTSVIFSKFLNTTRTGSAHRQAGISIRTFLSSMAVSVIYFLVQVLIFTILRGRLRYIYQASVLQGSKDDREQSKPRMSFFKRSFSWIHTVLCTPLENYRDKIGLDAYFFLRFLQVLAFFFLTLSLLNIPILIPINYRSSAKHESNNNENPLPWLDKMNMSNLVAQKSSMLVFHLILSAFVVVWFHALLISELRYVGQVTTPTRNEKSSVIFIEKVPESFMGDKAKIFSYFDKIFPESVVDVRFLPKAYKRIRKSHRKMLKIEKDLERTVTKIVINRFFENAVKEASNLNHELTGTNANKSLLFLNRWSFYFKTPGRYSSFIHDVKWKKSESYNWLYRPSIKFDSFSYTTHLYCCVERTIRRYGSVYREWNKKCNDLTAWEMSRPDLGNKNSNKQVYADKAFVKFSSLNVASAVGNLLQQGSDLDWKNVFVVPELKDVVWSNISISRSITKFVRSVLADFLSVLIIIGYILPVALIGLVSQIPYVGSLIPITPQTGRRSEFFNEVMAGVVPVITLIFLTEFVPFVFRWFSYLRCKRTGAAIELDTQHWFFAFLFVHVFLVVTISSSLSIVVEKIVNSPVSLATMLAQDLPKSSNFFCSFILLRGFAYSGGNLLQPKELLVEIYHKLKIYTPHERVKRMKNVPCFQWGSIYPIFSVLGCIGIIYSVISPLILPLSCIAFSLVLFSFKYLFEFQYQGNNVSETWGRLYPASLMQLYTGIYCMEFCLIGLLALANCFTLCILKILIFGLTILAHCKISQYYLSRLDRFNLTEYQRESNTITRSLDRYIVFPFVDCERKAQIWVPRDSNGIAKKEIDQMKHLYDIEFRTDKFHITKNGAVSYW; the protein is encoded by the coding sequence ATGAGTTGCAAAGTGAATGTAAACTTGACGCTGtccaagaatttttctCAGGTCATTCAAAGCTGCTTTGAAATAAGTGATAATAACTCTCAAGTCGTACTGAAAATAGCAGATCTTGACAACTATGACTCGCAGTTCAAGTTGATGACTTCtgtaattttttcaaaatttttgaacaCTACTAGGACCGGTTCTGCTCATCGGCAAGCTGGAATTTCAATTCGCACCTTTCTATCCAGCATGGCCGTCTCAGTGATTTATTTCCTGGTGCAAGTGCTGATATTTACAATCCTGAGGGGGAGGCTCCGATACATCTATCAAGCATCCGTTCTCCAGGGCTCCAAAGATGATCGCGAACAATCGAAACCCCGTAtgagttttttcaaaaggaGTTTCTCGTGGATTCACACAGTACTTTGCACACCATTGGAAAATTATCGCGATAAGATCGGTCTAGACGcttatttttttttgaggtttcttcaagtgcttgccttcttctttctgaCCCTATCGCTATTGAATATACCAATTCTCATTCCAATCAATTATCGTTCCAGCGCTAAACATGAATCCAATAATAACGAAAATCCCTTGCCATGGCTTGATAAGATGAATATGTCTAATCTAGTTGCACAAAAATCCAGTATGCTTGTTTTCCATTTGATTTTGAGTGCATTTGTTGTGGTTTGGTTTCACGCTCTTTTGATCAGTGAATTGAGATACGTAGGCCAAGTAACCACGCCAACTCGAAATGAAAAGTCATCAGTGatcttcattgaaaaagtgCCGGAGAGTTTTATGGGTGATAAAGCAAAGATCTTCTCATACTTTGACAAGATTTTTCCAGAAAGTGTTGTTGATGTGAGATTCCTTCCAAAAGCTTACAAACGTATCCGGAAAAGTCACaggaagatgttgaagatagaGAAAGACCTTGAGCGTACTGTAACGAAAATTGTCATCAATAGGTTTTTCGAAAATGCGGTAAAAGAAGCGAGCAATCTCAACCATGAACTAACGGGTACAAATGCTAATAAGTCTCTCTTGTTTCTAAACAGGTGGTCGTTTTATTTCAAAACACCTGGGAGATATTCGAGTTTTATCCATGATGTCAAGTGGAAAAAAAGCGAGTCATATAATTGGTTATATCGGCCCAGCATAAAGTTTGACTCATTTTCATACACTACACATTTGTACTGCTGTGTTGAACGAACCATCAGGCGTTACGGGAGTGTGTATCGAGAGTGGAACAAAAAATGCAATGACCTTACGGCATGGGAAATGTCAAGGCCTGATCTCGGTAACAAAAACTCTAACAAACAAGTATATGCTGATAAGGCATTCGTTaagttttcttccttaaACGTCGCTTCAGCTGTGGGAAATTTGCTGCAACAAGGTAGCGATCTTGATTGGAAGAATGTGTTTGTGGTACCAGAATTGAAGGACGTTGTTTGGAGTAATATAAGTATCTCACGATCCATTACCAAATTCGTTAGGTCAGTACTagcagatttcttgagtGTCTTGATAATTATTGGTTACATTTTACCAGTTGCATTGATTGGGTTGGTATCACAGATACCCTACGTTGGCTCACTAATACCAATTACTCCACAGACGGGCAGACGCTCGGAATTTTTTAACGAAGTGATGGCGGGTGTTGTCCCGGTAATCACTCTGATTTTTCTGACCGAATTCGTACCTTTCGTCTTTAGATGGTTTAGTTACCTGCGATGTAAAAGGACTGGTGCCGCTATTGAGCTAGATACTCAACATTGGTTCTTTGCATTTCTCTTTGTTCACGTATTCCTGGTGGTAACTATTTCCTCAAGTTTATCCATTGTGGTGGAAAAGATAGTCAATAGTCCTGTGAGTTTAGCGACAATGCTCGCACAAGATCTTCCCAAAAGttcgaattttttttgCTCATTCATACTCTTGAGGGGGTTCGCATACTCTGGAGGGAATTTGCTGCAACCTAAAGAACTGCTTGTTGAAATCTACCATAAACTCAAAATATACACTCCACATGAGAGAGTGAAACGAATGAAAAATGTCCCATGCTTTCAGTGGGGCTCAATCTATCCAATATTTTCGGTCTTGGGATGCATAGGTATAATATACAGCGTCATATCTCCGCTGATACTGCCATTAAGCTGTATTGCATTTTCCCTTGTACttttttcattcaaatacCTCTTCGAGTTTCAATACCAAGGAAATAATGTATCAGAGACGTGGGGGAGATTGTATCCTGCCTCTTTGATGCAACTGTACACCGGTATTTATTGTATGGAGTTTTGTTTGATTGGCCTTCTAGCCCTAGCTAATTGCTTCACGCTTTGtatcttgaagatattgATATTTGGCCTCACCATTCTTGCTCATTGCAAAATATCGCAATACTATCTCTCTCGACTAGATAGATTCAACCTAACTGAGTACCAGCGAGAAAGTAACACTATAACTCGGTCACTTGACCGATATATTGTGTTTCCATTTGTTGACTGTGAGCGGAAAGCCCAAATATGGGTGCCAAGAGATAGTAACGGGATCgcgaagaaagaaataGATCAGATGAAGCACCTCTATGACATTGAATTTCGAACCGATAAGTTCCACATCACAAAAAATGGTGCCGTATCTTATTGGTAA
- the ORC3 gene encoding origin recognition complex subunit 3 (similar to Saccharomyces cerevisiae ORC3 (YLL004W); ancestral locus Anc_5.213) → MSVNEFADAQKSHYTVFPRLKKAKTAVRTTPFVKLLGEKESDDRVAKRWELYHQLHSHFHSQVSDIVENIEVDLKNKISDLLFNKKLNPKTQKATFNTIFLLGSDSTTQIDIPEPSSKIFSALIELTPKESPNVRMMLRRSMFKLFSSADNLLRGTKVKAEEEEEDDLEEDENSDDPETDKGSPDGIDNDMGCGDVSYDLSLVENFKTFFNRNLNIVFNFKDVDSNNSQTLDNFIILLKSALKHQHVQISLVFNINTNLPNFEKNLSQSTMRLLRRNFHTLDVSSNKGFKFGNRIFQSFLDTVDGKLNLSSRFVEFILDKMSNNANHNLQLLTKILDYALMSYFYQNPFSVFIDPVNVEYLNDDYLDMLIRCPTFMFFIEGLIKENAPIQEIKSLISNRDSTLTNFFLEFLVRENPINGFAKYVANFLEEKLGIHNYNLIEIYLKLLEGNLDSYLSRWPACQEYKEDLKFEPIDTIFQELFTLDNSSGLLGQAMFPRYRTNMEDNLLSWEQILRIPRSEEDDNGSVDQFDKAMPPVAGHLFKLYREAPFSINVYDFYTTFKETLPKNDIGRFLENLSKTGDKKVQKFVESNNQVEVFDKVSLALFMQALFDFDHIGIIKTQTNKNYDVIEKCIWRGI, encoded by the coding sequence ATGAGTGTCAACGAGTTCGCAGATGCCCAAAAAAGCCACTACACTGTGTTTCCTAGGTTAAAAAAGGCTAAAACAGCTGTTCGAACTACACCATTTGTGAAGTTGTTAGGAGAAAAGGAATCGGACGACAGAGTAGCGAAAAGATGGgaactttatcatcagTTGCACTCACACTTCCACTCTCAGGTGAGTGATATTGTTGAGAACATTGaagttgatttgaaaaataaaataTCTGATCTACTATTCAATAAAAAGCTCAACCCCAAGACGCAGAAGGCAACCTTCAACACGATATTTCTTCTGGGGTCTGACAGCACAACCCAAATAGATATACCCGAACCAAGTTCCAAAATATTCAGTGCTCTTATCGAGCTCACACCTAAAGAATCGCCCAACGTGAGGATGATGCTGCGAAGATCAATGTTCAAACTATTTTCCTCTGCAGACAACCTTCTGCGCGGTACGAAGGTGaaggctgaagaagaggaggaagatgaccttgaagaggatgaaaattCTGATGATCCCGAAACAGATAAGGGCTCACCCGATGGAATTGACAATGACATGGGATGCGGCGATGTATCCTATGACCTTTCATTAGTcgaaaatttcaaaacatttttcaataggAATCTGAATAtagtcttcaatttcaaggACGTTGACTCCAACAACTCTCAGACACTTGATAATtttatcattcttctcaaaagcGCTTTGAAGCATCAGCATGTCCAAATAAGTTTAGTCTTTAACATCAACACCAATCTTCCCAATTTCgaaaagaatttatcaCAATCTACCATGAGACtattgagaagaaattttcaTACACTTGACGTTTCCAGCAATAAGGGCTTTAAATTCGGTAATCGGATTTTCCAGAGTTTCCTTGATACCGTCGATGGGAAGCTTAATCTGTCTAGCAGATTTGTTGAGTTTATCCTTGACAAGATGTCAAACAATGCCAATCataatcttcaattgctgaCCAAGATACTTGATTACGCTTTAATGTCATATTTCTATCAAAATCCTTTCTCTGTGTTTATTGATCCCGTCAATGTCGAATATCTCAACGATGACTACCTAGACATGTTGATCAGATGCCCAACATTCATGTTTTTTATTGAGGGTCTAATAAAAGAAAATGCACCTATACAGGAGATAAAATCACTAATTTCAAACAGAGACTCAACTCTGACCAACTTCTTTCTCGAATTTTTAGTGAGAGAAAATCCGATCAATGGTTTTGCTAAATATGTGGCTAACTTTCTGGAAGAAAAGCTAGGGATTCACAATTACAATTTAATAGAGATATATCTCAAGCTATTGGAAGGAAATTTAGACTCATATCTTAGCCGCTGGCCTGCCTGTCAAGAATATAAAGAGGACTTGAAATTCGAACCAATAGACACAATCTTTCAGGAGCTCTTCACATTGGACAACAGTAGTGGTCTGTTGGGTCAGGCTATGTTCCCGCGCTACCGAACTAACATGGAAGATAACCTTCTCAGCTGGGAACAGATTTTGAGAATCCCAAGAAGTGAAGAGGACGACAATGGTTCGGTTGATCAGTTTGATAAGGCAATGCCTCCGGTAGCAGGTCACCTGTTTAAGCTTTACAGAGAGGCTCCCTTCTCGATAAACGTTTATGATTTTTACACAACATTCAAAGAGACTTTACCTAAGAACGATATTGGGCGTTTCCTTGAGAATTTGAGTAAGACTGGTGACAAAAAAGTACAAAAGTTTGTCGAATCGAACAATCAGGTGGAAGTGTTCGATAAAGTTTCCCTTGCCTTATTCATGCAAGCTTTGTTCGACTTCGACCACATAGGTATAATTAAGACCCAGACCAATAAGAATTATGATGTGATTGAAAAGTGTATATGGAGAGGAATATAA
- the COX16 gene encoding Cox16p (similar to Saccharomyces cerevisiae COX16 (YJL003W); ancestral locus Anc_5.212) codes for MSISGRKFRSRKEQLAYDASIAGRYQKLLKKNPFLYFGLPFCSLIVLGSYWLSGFTAVKYEQADRKIQELQEEDLVKMKTSQRKFDLKEEYYRLQGLAEEDWEPVRVPRGEGESENVW; via the coding sequence ATGTCTATAAGTGGGAGGAAGTTTAGGTCAAGAAAGGAACAGCTAGCGTATGATGCTTCTATTGCGGGCAGATATCAAAAACTgctgaaaaaaaatccCTTCTTATACTTTGGTTTGCCCTTCTGTAGTCTAATAGTGTTGGGATCGTACTGGTTATCGGGATTCACAGCGGTAAAATACGAGCAGGCAGACAGAAAGATTCAGGAACTACAAGAGGAAGACCTGGTGAAAATGAAAACCAGTCAGCGGAAGTTCGACCTGAAAGAAGAGTACTACCGCTTACAAGGTcttgctgaagaagattgggAGCCGGTAAGAGTCCCTAGAGGAGAGGGAGAATCGGAAAATGTATGGTAG
- the LMO1 gene encoding Lmo1p (similar to Saccharomyces cerevisiae YLL007C; ancestral locus Anc_5.209) — MPSSLIQDLQRVRETLELNILLVEDQSRKCFDIIFSPANSSSEPEGCLNLVGDFILKCDSSFLCKTVITDLQFWELLKELLADATADELASYINRILTEILDQPGSHKESLASLCQAVSSDETIMDTLVVNLSTQQLQPRIALRILDCIIGFLTCFKFLSLYSPSDAAHVIPSFLFTCLDTGLWETLTSMLSSHDLRIEIFEKLLPIRRQLFSFLKDVKIDEYETPLKKKLLVALDHTINTGAARQSKFENSPDFDDFAKMSLLQAFDITAFLENENLTFKKTFTEQLLFCSDPFPLFSASLHVCDTLNNLFENIEIESGGQIHNLSFVLNKEQFMYALMDRLLKSWVEAKGKNIEDLNSLLELIPITFDRISKSLSNSLNLTPQGYFRLALDVIREVDYKLSRELQLDSIREARYEKWSSHVNVFENMLSNQVNDYVHHQRLLQLQKGTWVYADNPIDINIKFPRVYFMVLSANQVNLLVKEFPKISERTPLIEDNEILASSDTQQNSDKQNTMVIPLSSISTFKSKEILLNDKTPQDSHLVNVIQKNFYTEVELVDKNNRSVLKIFFDTKEAIYSWLDGIQLVSSAKHPNGLSQGTMDQVETLIDIRKSVQMINLAGDDDMKPVDYSQDDEEYYDINTLKGLTRDFYYE, encoded by the coding sequence ATGCCCTCATCACTGATACAAGACTTACAAAGAGTTAGGGAGACACTGGAACTGAACATACTGCTTGTGGAGGaccaatcaagaaaatgtTTTGATATAATTTTTTCCCCTGCtaattcatcttctgaaCCAGAAGGATGCCTAAACCTCGTTGGGGACTTCATTTTGAAATGTGATTCATCGTTCCTGTGCAAAACAGTTATCACAGATCTGCAGTTTTGGGAATTGCTCAAAGAGCTTTTAGCTGATGCAACAGCTGATGAACTGGCTAGCTATATCAACAGAATTTTGACCgaaattcttgaccaaCCTGGCAGTCATAAGGAATCTTTGGCATCTCTGTGCCAAGCCGTTTCATCAGATGAAACGATTATGGACACACTTGTTGTGAACCTATCGACACAACAACTTCAACCTCGCATCGCTTTGAGAATCCTGGACTGCATCATAGGATTTCTCACCTGTTTCAAGTTTCTGTCACTCTATTCACCCTCCGACGCTGCTCATGTAATTCCTTCGTTCCTCTTCACATGTCTGGATACTGGTCTGTGGGAAACATTGACCTCAATGCTTTCCTCTCACGACCTTCGAATAGAAATATTCGAGAAACTTTTGCCCATCAGAAGGCAGTTGTTCTCTTTTCTAAAGGATGTTAAGATAGATGAATACGAAACTCCACTTAAGAAGAAACTACTGGTCGCACTCGATCATACTATCAATACAGGTGCTGCACGgcaatcaaaatttgagAACAGTCCAGACTTTGACGACTTTGCGAAAATGAGCTTACTTCAGGCCTTCGATATAACTGCATTTCTCGAAAACGAAAATTTGACTTTTAAAAAGACTTTCACGGAGCAGTTATTGTTTTGTTCAGATCCATTTCCATTATTTTCTGCATCACTACATGTCTGTGACACACTGAACAACCTCTTCGAGAATATCGAAATCGAAAGCGGTGGACAAATTCACAACCTAAGTTTTGTTTTGAACAAGGAGCAATTCATGTATGCATTGATGGACAGGCTTCTCAAGAGCTGGGTAGAAGCCAAAGGAAAGAACATAGAAGACCTCAATTCATTACTAGAGCTGATCCCGATTACTTTTGATCGCATAAGCAAGTCATtgtcaaactctttgaatctCACTCCACAAGGCTACTTTCGCCTTGCGTTGGATGTTATCAGGGAAGTAGATTACAAGTTATCGCGTGAGTTGCAACTAGACTCAATAAGAGAAGCCCGTTATGAAAAATGGTCTTCACACGtcaatgtctttgaaaacatGCTTTCTAATCAAGTTAACGATTACGTGCATCATCAGAGGCTTTTGCAACTACAGAAGGGTACTTGGGTTTATGCCGACAACCCTATAGACATAAACATTAAGTTCCCACGAGTATATTTCATGGTCCTATCAGCGAACCAAGTCAATCTTCTGGTGAAAGAATTTCCAAAAATAAGTGAGCGCACCCCACTCATTGAAGataatgaaattttggctTCTTCAGACACGCAGCAAAATTCTGATAAACAAAACACTATGGTGATACCTCTGTCTTCGATCAGCACTTTCAAAAGCAAAGAAATTCTTTTAAATGATAAGACACCTCAGGACTCTCATCTGGTGAACGTCATACAAAAGAATTTTTACACAGAGGTTGAATTAGTTGATAAGAACAATAGATCTGTTCTTAAGATTTTTTTCGATACGAAGGAGGCCATTTACTCATGGCTGGACGGTATTCAGTTAGTTTCTTCTGCCAAGCACCCGAACGGTCTTTCACAGGGAACCATGGATCAGGTTGAAACTCTAATAGATATTCGGAAAAGTGTGCAAATGATAAATTTGGCTGGAGATGATGATATGAAACCGGTTGATTATAGccaagatgatgaagaatactACGATATCAACACCCTAAAAGGATTAACCAGAGACTTTTATTACGAGTGA
- the MMM1 gene encoding ERMES complex subunit MMM1 (similar to Saccharomyces cerevisiae MMM1 (YLL006W); ancestral locus Anc_5.210), with translation MLSDREQSTESKGINFSENATMLEGPNLISFDDYIDKALPLHLEKMVLDHLQKSNTTQDGLQHMENDSLGTINGAADASWAIHRTLELLQEAQPHLRVPPASSFSSWSFLQGLIVGQITVVVALIFFIKFFIFSDSSASKPNNPKNPTSLPSGSRPFISSQLFSSIMKRGGKDEIDGPDDIEAEQSRQIDAILEKTYYNVETHPSESLDWFNVLIAQTIQQFREEAWQKDNIVNSLNSFIERKAHELPSYVDGIKITELDIGDDFPIFSNCRIRYAPNSNKKKLEAKIDIDLNDRLAVGVDTKLLLNYPKPATAALPINLTVAIVRFQACLTVSLTKAEEFVPSTDSVEHSNNSGYFLVFSFAPEYRMDFQSESLIGARSKLENIPKIGSLIEYQIKKWFVERCVEPRFQFVRLPSMWPRSKNTWEGKSDVDDADGTKDA, from the coding sequence ATGCTTTCGGATCGTGAACAAAGCACAGAGAGCAAGGGTATTAACTTTAGCGAAAATGCCACGATGCTCGAGGGTCCCAACCTCATCTCTTTTGATGACTATATCGATAAGGCCTTACCTTTACATCTCGAAAAAATGGTCCTAGACCATTTACAAAAGTCCAATACCACGCAAGATGGGCTGCAGCACATGGAAAATGATAGCTTAGGCACAATTAATGGCGCTGCTGATGCCAGTTGGGCCATACACCGAACGTTAGAGCTACTTCAAGAAGCACAACCGCACCTCCGTGTTCCACCTGCCAGCTCTTTTTCCTCATGGTCTTTTCTACAAGGCCTGATTGTTGGTCAGATTACTGTTGTGGTTGctttgatattcttcataAAATTCTTCATATTCAGTGACTCATCAGCTTCCAAGCCTAACAATCCAAAGAATCCCACTAGCCTACCATCCGGGTCTCGACCATTTATTTCGTCGCAATTATTTTCATCCATTATGAAAAGAGGTGGTAAAGATGAGATCGATGGGCCAGACGATATTGAGGCAGAGCAGTCTCGTCAGATCGACGCtattttggaaaagacTTATTATAATGTCGAGACACATCCCTCGGAGTCACTTGACTGGTTTAATGTCTTGATCGCTCAAACTATCCAGCAATTTCGTGAGGAAGCTTGGCAAAAAGATAATATTGTCAATTCCCTCAACAGTTTCATTGAAAGGAAGGCCCACGAATTGCCAAGCTACGTGGATGGGATTAAAATTACAGAATTAGATATAGGCGATGATTTTCCAATATTTTCCAATTGCAGAATTCGGTACGctccaaattcaaataagaagaaattggagGCTAAGATTGACATCGATCTAAATGATCGACTCGCTGTTGGGGTTGATACAAAACTTTTACTCAACTACCCCAAGCCTGCAACTGCTGCTCTTCCAATAAACCTAACGGTCGCCATTGTTAGATTCCAGGCATGTTTGACTGTTTCTCTGACGAAAGCAGAGGAATTCGTTCCTTCCACGGATTCGGTCGAGCACAGTAATAATTCTGGTTATTTTCTTGTATTTTCGTTTGCACCTGAGTATAGAATGGATTTCCAGAGTGAGTCGTTGATCGGCGCAAGGTCTAAGCTGGAAAATATACCAAAAATCGGCAGTCTCATTGAATATcaaatcaagaaatggttTGTCGAAAGGTGCGTCGAACCAAGGTTCCAGTTCGTTAGACTGCCCAGCATGTGGCCCAGAAGTAAAAACACATGGGAAGGGAAGTCTGATGTTGACGACGCAGATGGCACGAAAGATGCCTAA